A DNA window from Impatiens glandulifera chromosome 7, dImpGla2.1, whole genome shotgun sequence contains the following coding sequences:
- the LOC124944433 gene encoding transcription factor bHLH76-like isoform X1, with product MDMGDRRKFETTKEKEDVMSSHPQPQQTNISSGWQNPTNRSMGPVSLQRMDLMDSFSPTILNHDSNSFGIRPVHLPNLDHDISFIPPNQMLRSGTFLSTVPIMVPQSLSQFPSDSGFIERAARFSCFNGSQFGTMGPNPFGILPEPIHLSQQEAFPGSGFHSGGLLKDVAKKNAGGDDKDELGFSGGGEEEPPQPLLSMCDGIGEEPSSTILNIKGIGSKKRKRIGQQEIGNEIEIDNKIQDSDMPKEEYIHMRARRGQATNSHSLAERVRREKISERMKFLQDLVPGCNKVIGKAVMLDEIINYVQSLQRQVEFLSMKLATVNPRVDFNVEGMLMKDILHSQAGGSSVHGYSPELSMPFSSLVLPSQPGLNQTVHPGMTSSSDNILHRPSFNHQLIAMAEGGGYKEPASQVQQNMWQDDELHNVVVHMGFNATADPHNQNEDDNDDLDITGSGSGSLPPGHMKPEL from the exons ATGGATATGGGTGATCGCCGGAAATTTGAGACAACGAAGGAGAAAGAAGATGTCATGAGCTCTCATCCGCAACCGCAACAGACCAATATTTCATCTGGGTGGCAAAATCCGACGAATAGATCAATGGGTCCGGTCTCTCTACAACGAATGGATCTGATGGATTCATTTTCCCCTACAATTTTAAACCATGACTCAAACTCGTTTGGAATTAGACCAGTTCATCTGCCTAATCTTGATCATGACATTTCTTTTATTCCTCCCAATCAAATGTTGAGAAGTGGAACGTTTCTATCAACTGTTCCCATAATGGTTCCTCAAAGCTTATCCCAGTTTCCTTCTGACTCTGGCTTCATTGAACGTGCTGCTAGGTTCTCTTGCTTCAATGGAAGTCAATTTGGGACAATGGGACCGAACCCTTTTGGGATTCTTCCTGAACCCATTCATCTTTCACAACAAGAAGCATTTCCTGGCAGTGGGTTTCATTCTGGTGGGTTATTAAAGGACGTTGCTAAGAAGAACGCTGGTGGTGATGATAAAGATGAATTGGGATTTAGTGGCGGGGGAGAGGAGGAGCCCCCACAGCCTTTGTTGTCTATGTGTGATGGAATTGGTGAAGAACCTTcttctacaattttaaatatcaaaggGATTGGTTCAAAAAAGAGGAAAAGAATTGGTCAACAG GAAATTGGTAATGAGATTGAAATTGACAACAAAATTCAAGATTCTGATATGCCCAAGGAAGAATACATACACATGAGAGCAAGAAGAGGCCAAGCCACGAATAGCCACAGTCTTGCCGAGAGA GTGAGACGGGAAAAGATAAGCGAAAGGATGAAGTTTCTTCAGGACCTTGTACCTGGTTGCAACAAG GTTATTGGAAAGGCTGTTATGTTGGATGAAATAATTAACTATGTTCAATCTCTGCAGAGACAAGTTGAG TTTCTGTCAATGAAGCTTGCGACGGTTAATCCACGCGTGGACTTCAACGTTGAAGGGATGCTTATGAAAGAT ATTCTCCATTCCCAAGCTGGTGGTTCATCTGTTCATGGGTATTCGCCAGAACTGAGTATGCCATTTTCTTCTCTAGTTCTTCCATCTCAACCAGGACTGAACCAGACAGTTCATCCAGGCATGACCAGTTCCTCGGATAATATCCTCCATAGACCATCATTTAATCATCAATTGATAGCCATGGCTGAAGGAGGAGGATACAAAGAGCCCGCTTCTCAG GTGCAGCAAAACATGTGGCAAGATGATGAGCTCCATAATGTTGTAGTTCATATGGGCTTTAATGCAACTGCTGATCCACACAACCAGAATgaagatgataatgatgatTTAGATA TTACAGGCTCAGGCTCAGGCTCGTTACCTCCAGGCCATATGAAACCTGAACTCTAA
- the LOC124944433 gene encoding transcription factor bHLH76-like isoform X2, with translation MDMGDRRKFETTKEKEDVMSSHPQPQQTNISSGWQNPTNRSMGPVSLQRMDLMDSFSPTILNHDSNSFGIRPVHLPNLDHDISFIPPNQMLRSGTFLSTVPIMVPQSLSQFPSDSGFIERAARFSCFNGSQFGTMGPNPFGILPEPIHLSQQEAFPGSGFHSGGLLKDVAKKNAGGDDKDELGFSGGGEEEPPQPLLSMCDGIGEEPSSTILNIKGIGSKKRKRIGQQEIGNEIEIDNKIQDSDMPKEEYIHMRARRGQATNSHSLAERVRREKISERMKFLQDLVPGCNKVIGKAVMLDEIINYVQSLQRQVEFLSMKLATVNPRVDFNVEGMLMKDILHSQAGGSSVHGYSPELSMPFSSLVLPSQPGLNQTVHPGMTSSSDNILHRPSFNHQLIAMAEGGGYKEPASQVQQNMWQDDELHNVVVHMGFNATADPHNQNEDDNDDLDSSGSLPPGHMKPEL, from the exons ATGGATATGGGTGATCGCCGGAAATTTGAGACAACGAAGGAGAAAGAAGATGTCATGAGCTCTCATCCGCAACCGCAACAGACCAATATTTCATCTGGGTGGCAAAATCCGACGAATAGATCAATGGGTCCGGTCTCTCTACAACGAATGGATCTGATGGATTCATTTTCCCCTACAATTTTAAACCATGACTCAAACTCGTTTGGAATTAGACCAGTTCATCTGCCTAATCTTGATCATGACATTTCTTTTATTCCTCCCAATCAAATGTTGAGAAGTGGAACGTTTCTATCAACTGTTCCCATAATGGTTCCTCAAAGCTTATCCCAGTTTCCTTCTGACTCTGGCTTCATTGAACGTGCTGCTAGGTTCTCTTGCTTCAATGGAAGTCAATTTGGGACAATGGGACCGAACCCTTTTGGGATTCTTCCTGAACCCATTCATCTTTCACAACAAGAAGCATTTCCTGGCAGTGGGTTTCATTCTGGTGGGTTATTAAAGGACGTTGCTAAGAAGAACGCTGGTGGTGATGATAAAGATGAATTGGGATTTAGTGGCGGGGGAGAGGAGGAGCCCCCACAGCCTTTGTTGTCTATGTGTGATGGAATTGGTGAAGAACCTTcttctacaattttaaatatcaaaggGATTGGTTCAAAAAAGAGGAAAAGAATTGGTCAACAG GAAATTGGTAATGAGATTGAAATTGACAACAAAATTCAAGATTCTGATATGCCCAAGGAAGAATACATACACATGAGAGCAAGAAGAGGCCAAGCCACGAATAGCCACAGTCTTGCCGAGAGA GTGAGACGGGAAAAGATAAGCGAAAGGATGAAGTTTCTTCAGGACCTTGTACCTGGTTGCAACAAG GTTATTGGAAAGGCTGTTATGTTGGATGAAATAATTAACTATGTTCAATCTCTGCAGAGACAAGTTGAG TTTCTGTCAATGAAGCTTGCGACGGTTAATCCACGCGTGGACTTCAACGTTGAAGGGATGCTTATGAAAGAT ATTCTCCATTCCCAAGCTGGTGGTTCATCTGTTCATGGGTATTCGCCAGAACTGAGTATGCCATTTTCTTCTCTAGTTCTTCCATCTCAACCAGGACTGAACCAGACAGTTCATCCAGGCATGACCAGTTCCTCGGATAATATCCTCCATAGACCATCATTTAATCATCAATTGATAGCCATGGCTGAAGGAGGAGGATACAAAGAGCCCGCTTCTCAG GTGCAGCAAAACATGTGGCAAGATGATGAGCTCCATAATGTTGTAGTTCATATGGGCTTTAATGCAACTGCTGATCCACACAACCAGAATgaagatgataatgatgatTTAGATA GCTCAGGCTCGTTACCTCCAGGCCATATGAAACCTGAACTCTAA
- the LOC124944432 gene encoding DNA-directed RNA polymerase 1B, mitochondrial-like — MWRSLSKQASLKKLKSFRNSSPFLPCISSIGFSQDSSCGVSGFSTNLYYRNSLLDRLQNGGLGYPKDQLGVLKINSFCSSRLSCIPRFYASTAEEIDSTGEEDSDEVLELIDEISRLSDRESKDFQGKQSKLIGGMGQGKYNIMRRKQIKVETEAWESAAREYQELLTDMCEQKLAPNLPYMKSLFLGWFEPLRNVIVLEQDKCKEGKNRAAYAPQFDLLPADMMAVITMHKLMGLLMTGNGNGSARVVHAACLIGEAVEQEARIYRFMEITKKKNIGKDSEEAEDPKLKEQQKQRNKVAMLLKKQKHQQLRQIVKKHNDMKPWGQDAQVKVGCRLIQLLMETAYIQPPVEQLGVGPPDIRPAFVHTLKVITKENHVGTNSKRYGVIECDPLVRKGLEKTARHMVIPYMPMLVPPMNWNGYDKGGYLFLPSYIMRTHGSKEQREAFKRASKKQLEPVFEALDTLGHTKWRVNKRVLGVIDRIWASGGRLADLVDREDVPYPDEPDTEDEAEIKKWKWKNKMVKKVNSERHSQRCDAELKLAVARKMKDEDGFFYPHNLDFRGRAYPMHPYLNHLGSDLCRGILEFAEGRPLGKSGLRWLKIHLANLFAGGVDKLSYDGRIAFTENHLDDIFDSADLPLEGKRWWLSAEDPFQCLATCINLAQALRSSSPETTISHMPVHQDGSCNGLQHYAALGRDKLGATAVNLVCGEKPADVYSGIAARVLGIMRRDAELDPAVEPNALRARLLINQVDRKLVKQTVMTSVYGVTYIGARDQIKKRLKERGAIAEEAELFSAACYAAKTTLTALGEMFESARSIMSWLGDCAKIIAMENHPVRWITPLGLPVVQPYRKLGRHVIKTSLQVLTLQRETDKVMVQRQKTAFPPNFVHSLDGSHMMMTAVACKREGLSFAGVHDSYWTHACDVDKMNGILREKFVELYEAPILENLLESFEKSFPDLQFPPLPERGDFDLKEVLKSPYFFN, encoded by the exons ATGTGGAGAAGTCTGTCCAAACAAGCTTCTTTGAAGAAGCTCAAGTCATTCAGAAATTCTTCTCCTTTCTTACCGTGTATTAGCTCCATTGGGTTTTCTCAAGATTCTTCATGTGGCGTCTCAGGATTCTCAACCAATCTGTACTACAGAAATTCATTACTGGATCGGCTTCAAAATGGCGGATTGGGTTATCCGAAAGATCAATTGGGTGTGCTTAAGATCAATTCTTTTTGCAGTTCTCGGTTAAGTTGTATCCCGAGATTTTATGCAAGTACTGCTGAAGAGATTGATTCAACTGGAGAAGAAGATAGTGACGAAGTTCTGGAACTGATAGACGAAATTAGCAGGTTGAGTGATAGAGAATCGAAAGATTTCCAAGGAAAGCAGTCTAAGTTAATTGGTGGGATGGGGCAAGGTAAGTATAATATAATGAGGAGGAAACAAATAAAGGTGGAGACTGAAGCATGGGAATCAGCTGCTAGGGAATATCAAGAGCTTCTAACGGACATGTGTGAGCAGAAACTTGCCCCCAATTTGCCATACATGAAATCCTTGTTTTTGGGTTGGTTTGAGCCTCTGCGGAATGTAATTGTTCTGGAGCAGGACAAGTGTAAGGAAGGGAAGAACAGGGCGGCTTATGCCCCCCAATTTGATCTATTGCCAGCTGATATGATGGCGGTTATTACAATGCACAAGCTAATGGGGCTGTTGATGACCGGAAATGGAAATGGTAGTGCTAGGGTTGTCCATGCTGCATGCCTGATCGGCGAAGCTGTTGAGCAAGAG GCCAGGATATATAGGTTTATGGAAAtaacaaagaagaagaatattggTAAGGATTCAGAAGAGGCAGAAGATCCTAAACTTAAGGAGCAACAGAAACAAAGGAATAAGGTTGCCATGTTGTTGAAAAAGCAGAAGCATCAGCAACTCAGACAGATAGTTAAAAAACACAATGACATGAAACCGTGGGGACAAGATGCCCAAGTcaag GTTGGTTGTCGTTTGATCCAGTTGTTGATGGAAACTGCTTATATACAACCTCCTGTTGAACAGTTGGGTGTTGGTCCACCAGATATTCGGCCTGCATTTGTCCACACTTTAAAAGTTATCACAAAAGAAAACCA TGTTGGCACTAACAGCAAGAGATATGGTGTCATTGAATGTGACCCTCTCGTTCGCAAAGGCCTCGAGAAAACT GCTAGGCACATGGTGATTCCGTACATGCCAATGCTGGTGCCCCCAATGAATTGGAACGG CTATGACAAAGGAGGGTATTTGTTTTTACCGTCTTATATTATGCGGACACATGGGTCAAAAGAGCAACGTGAAGCATTTAAAAGAGCTTCAAAGAAACAACTAGAACCTGTTTTTGAG GCCCTTGATACCCTTGGACATACAAAGTGGAGGGTCAACAAAAGGGTTCTAGGTGTGATAGACAGGATTTGGGCTAGTGGAGGTCGCCTTGCAGACTTGGTTGATCGAGAAGAT GTTCCCTATCCAGACGAACCAGATACAGAAGATGAAGCAGAGATAAAAAAATGGAAGTGGAAAAATAAGATGGTCAAGAAAGTTAATAGTGAGAGGCATTCCCAGCGGTGTGATGCAGAACTGAAGCTAGCA GTTGCTCGAAAGATGAAGGATGAAGATGGTTTCTTCTACCCTCATAACCTTGATTTTCGAGGTCGTGCATATCCTATGCACCCTTACTTGAACCATCTCGGCTCTGATTTGTGCCGTGGAATATTGGAGTTTGCCGAGGGGCGACCTCTAGGGAAATCCGGTTTGCGCTGGCTGAAAATTCACTTGGCAAACTTATTTGCTGGCGGTGTGGATAAATTATCCTATGACGGTCGAATTGCATTTACAGAAAATCATCTGGATGATATATTTGATTCGGCTGATCTCCCTTTGGAAGGAAAGCGATGGTGGTTGAGCGCTGAAGATCCTTTTCAGTGCCTAGCAACTTGTATTAATCTGGCTCAAGCTTTAAGAAGTTCTTCTCCAGAGACTACCATTTCTCATATGCCAGTTCACCAG GATGGTTCATGCAATGGATTACAACATTATGCTGCTCTTGGGAGGGACAAG CTAGGAGCAACTGCTGTGAATCTTGTTTGTGGAGAGAAGCCTGCAGATGTTTACTCAGGAATTGCTGCAAG AGTTCTTGGGATCATGAGGCGAGATGCGGAATTGGATCCTGCAGTAGAGCCAAATGCATTGCGTGCCAGGCTTTTAATTAACCAG GTAGACAGGAAATTGGTTAAGCAAACAGTTATGACATCTGTATATGGTGTCACATACATTGGTGCTCGCGACCAAATCAAAAAGAGGTTAAAGGAACGTGGTGCCATTGCAGAAGAAGCTGAGTTATTTTCTGCAGCTTGTTACGCAGCCAAA ACAACTTTGACTGCTCTCGGTGAAATGTTTGAATCTGCAAGAAGTATAATGAGCTGGCTTGGTGACTGTGCAAAG ATTATCGCCATGGAGAATCATCCAGTACGATGGATAACACCTCTTGGACTGCCTGTTGTTCAGCCTTATCGTAAATTGGGAAGACATGTT ATCAAGACTTCTCTTCAAGTACTGACACTTCAACGTGAAACTGACAAG GTTATGGTTCAAAGGCAGAAAACGGCTTTCCCACCTAACTTTGTTCACTCCCTTGATGGTTCTCATATGATGATGACTGCTGTTGCTTGTAAACGAGAAGGCTTAAGTTTCGCAG GAGTTCATGATTCATATTGGACACATGCCTGTGATGTCGATAAGATGAACGGAATACTGAGAGAGAAGTTTGTTGAACTATACGAAGCCCCAATTCTAGAAAAT TTATTAGAGAGCTTTGAGAAATCATTTCCAGACTTACAGTTTCCCCCCTTACCTGAGAGGGGAGACTTTGACCTGAAAGAAGTTTTGAAATCTCCTTATTTCTTCAATTAA